Proteins encoded within one genomic window of Kibdelosporangium phytohabitans:
- a CDS encoding S1 family peptidase, translated as MYNSPEPNGNPATTTTPPSPPPQPAPPPAPQVLPFNAKLTSDDIPTPSGGVRSGACSGSLVAPQWVVTAGHCFHDVKDRPVSGKPQYTMKVVIGKLKDSDPGGYTAEVVDVRQSRVNDLAVVKLSVPVPDVTPLKLAEDKPKSGQKLRFAGWGSLSPTVIKPSDHLKSGEFTVAKINSTTLEVQSVVPKTVENSPCKQDSGGPFFTSADDRTGTLVAIVNNGPTCPQPGRETVARIDVVAEWITKQING; from the coding sequence ATGTACAACAGTCCCGAGCCGAATGGGAATCCAGCCACGACCACCACGCCACCATCGCCGCCACCCCAGCCCGCGCCGCCGCCTGCACCCCAGGTTCTGCCGTTCAACGCCAAGCTGACCTCCGACGACATCCCGACGCCGAGCGGCGGCGTGCGCAGCGGCGCGTGCAGCGGTTCGCTGGTCGCCCCGCAGTGGGTGGTCACGGCCGGGCACTGCTTCCACGACGTGAAGGACCGCCCGGTCAGCGGCAAACCGCAGTACACGATGAAAGTGGTGATCGGGAAGCTCAAGGACAGCGATCCAGGCGGGTACACCGCCGAGGTCGTCGACGTCCGGCAGTCGCGGGTCAACGACCTCGCGGTGGTGAAGCTGAGCGTGCCCGTCCCCGACGTCACACCGCTGAAGCTGGCCGAGGACAAGCCCAAGTCCGGTCAGAAGCTGCGGTTCGCGGGCTGGGGTTCGCTCTCGCCGACCGTGATCAAACCGTCCGACCACCTCAAAAGCGGCGAGTTCACCGTCGCGAAGATCAACTCGACCACGCTGGAGGTCCAGTCGGTCGTGCCGAAGACCGTCGAGAACAGTCCGTGCAAGCAGGACTCCGGCGGCCCGTTCTTCACCTCGGCCGACGACCGCACCGGAACGCTCGTCGCGATCGTGAACAACGGGCCGACCTGTCCGCAGCCGGGCCGGGAGACCGTCGCCCGCATCGACGTCGTCGCGGAGTGGATCACCAAACAGATCAACGGCTGA
- a CDS encoding CGNR zinc finger domain-containing protein, with protein MDWIFDGGRPCIDLVNTRRNRHLDGYELLTDPARLAEWLVLAGHVERPQRVTAEDLALAIDLREAVDRLTRGTVQAADVRLVNRIAAQVPVPQLRIEDDGPRRVMRSSAGPVRTALAELAADAIDLVTAGSLVRICAFDDCGVRFHDTSPKHNRQWCSMARCGNRAKARAHYARRKRPSSSTQ; from the coding sequence GTGGACTGGATCTTCGACGGCGGACGGCCGTGCATCGACCTCGTCAACACCCGCAGGAACCGCCATCTGGACGGCTACGAACTGCTGACCGACCCGGCCAGACTGGCCGAGTGGCTGGTGCTGGCGGGGCACGTGGAGCGCCCGCAGCGCGTGACGGCGGAGGACCTCGCGCTGGCGATCGACCTGCGCGAGGCCGTCGACCGGCTGACCAGGGGCACGGTGCAAGCCGCGGACGTGCGGCTGGTCAACCGGATCGCGGCTCAGGTGCCGGTCCCGCAGTTGCGGATCGAGGACGACGGTCCACGCCGGGTCATGCGGTCGTCGGCCGGCCCGGTGCGCACGGCACTGGCCGAACTGGCCGCCGACGCGATCGACCTCGTCACGGCCGGGTCATTGGTGCGCATCTGCGCGTTCGACGACTGTGGCGTGCGGTTTCACGACACATCGCCCAAACACAACCGGCAGTGGTGCTCAATGGCCCGCTGCGGCAACCGCGCGAAGGCCCGTGCGCACTACGCGCGCCGCAAGCGGCCCAGTAGTTCGACACAGTAG
- a CDS encoding alpha/beta fold hydrolase: MESAMATVNGIRMHYLRGGEGPPVVLLHGWPQTSHCWHKIFDDLADKHTVIAPDLRGYGRTDKPRDGYDKRTMASDVSELVRGLGFEQVSVVGHDRGGRVAHRWALDRPDEVTRLAILDILPTRDMWQRMTADIARAYWHWLFHLQPDLPELLAGQNIATYLGYFFERWTYQRQGLDAADEYIRAFSAPGALRAGFDDYRASFPTDHDHDEADAGRKLTMPVLAMWGEAGLLGKLPTADIWRAYAEDVTAQAITECGHFLAEEQPSTVAGHLVRFLA; encoded by the coding sequence ATGGAATCAGCAATGGCCACAGTCAACGGGATCCGGATGCACTACCTGCGCGGTGGGGAGGGGCCGCCCGTCGTGCTGCTGCACGGCTGGCCGCAGACGTCCCACTGCTGGCACAAGATCTTCGACGACCTGGCGGACAAGCACACAGTCATCGCGCCCGACCTGCGCGGTTACGGCCGCACCGACAAACCCAGGGACGGCTACGACAAGCGCACGATGGCCTCTGACGTGTCAGAACTGGTGCGCGGACTGGGATTCGAGCAGGTCAGCGTGGTCGGGCACGACCGAGGTGGCCGCGTGGCGCACCGCTGGGCACTGGACCGGCCCGACGAGGTCACCCGGCTGGCGATCCTGGACATCCTGCCGACGCGGGACATGTGGCAGCGGATGACCGCCGACATCGCGCGGGCGTACTGGCACTGGCTGTTCCACCTCCAGCCGGACCTGCCGGAACTCCTCGCCGGGCAGAACATCGCGACCTACCTGGGGTACTTCTTCGAGCGCTGGACCTACCAGCGGCAAGGCCTCGACGCGGCTGACGAGTACATCCGGGCGTTCTCCGCGCCGGGTGCGCTGCGCGCGGGTTTCGACGACTACCGCGCCTCGTTCCCGACCGACCACGACCACGACGAAGCCGACGCCGGGCGCAAGCTCACGATGCCCGTCCTGGCCATGTGGGGCGAAGCGGGGCTGCTGGGCAAGCTGCCGACCGCGGACATCTGGCGGGCGTACGCCGAGGACGTGACCGCGCAGGCGATCACCGAGTGCGGCCACTTCCTCGCCGAGGAACAACCCTCTACTGTGGCCGGTCACCTGGTCCGGTTCCTGGCCTGA
- a CDS encoding peptidylprolyl isomerase: MTYPQPGGPGGGKTNAPLIAGVVAVVLIVVASVLVAVLVPGRGSVDGVALAASDGGTTSSKRPTTSRKTTTPPTAGATKSCQYKATPGRPNTKDVGTPTNPAEVPASGTVTITLATSEGRIPVTLDRGKAACAVHSMLFLAEKKFFDASRCHRLTTAATLKVLQCGDPSATGQGGPGYEYASEDPTDFKPAGEGVVTYPAGYVAMANAGPDTNGSQFFLVYGDSTIPPNYPVLGTFDDTGKTTLGQVVANGVGDGSQDGEPKKPVTITEVTTG; the protein is encoded by the coding sequence GTGACGTATCCACAACCAGGGGGACCAGGCGGCGGGAAAACCAATGCGCCGCTGATCGCGGGTGTCGTCGCCGTCGTCTTGATCGTCGTGGCCTCGGTTCTCGTCGCGGTACTCGTTCCCGGGCGGGGCAGCGTGGACGGTGTCGCGCTGGCCGCGAGCGACGGCGGAACGACGTCCTCGAAGCGGCCGACGACCAGCAGGAAGACCACCACGCCGCCGACCGCGGGCGCCACCAAGAGCTGCCAGTACAAGGCGACTCCGGGACGACCGAACACGAAGGACGTGGGAACGCCGACGAACCCGGCCGAGGTTCCGGCCAGCGGAACGGTCACGATCACGCTCGCGACCAGCGAAGGCAGGATCCCCGTCACGCTCGACCGCGGCAAGGCGGCGTGCGCCGTGCACAGCATGCTGTTCCTGGCGGAGAAGAAGTTCTTCGACGCCTCGCGGTGCCACAGGCTGACCACGGCCGCGACGCTGAAGGTCCTGCAGTGCGGCGACCCGTCGGCGACCGGACAGGGCGGCCCTGGCTACGAGTACGCCAGCGAGGACCCCACGGACTTCAAACCGGCGGGGGAGGGCGTGGTGACCTACCCGGCGGGGTACGTGGCGATGGCGAACGCCGGGCCGGACACGAACGGCAGCCAGTTCTTCCTCGTCTACGGGGATTCGACGATTCCGCCGAACTACCCCGTGCTCGGCACGTTCGACGACACCGGGAAGACCACGCTCGGCCAGGTGGTCGCGAACGGGGTCGGTGACGGTTCGCAAGACGGCGAACCGAAGAAACCGGTGACGATCACCGAGGTCACCACCGGCTAG
- a CDS encoding serpin family protein: protein MRTSARPLALGLVLLLAACGAQPAPNEPLPPPLPVAQQVSSDMSALVAATDAFGLDLLSAPTLADTPNLVVSPVSVSLALQMVAAGAVGETAAQMNKVLRLPEGVRPRLPAFDQTDLKISNTVWTQRGLTLKPAYRDTLRDQFGTAMQDADFVGDPSGSRDRINKTVADQTAGTIPDLFPPTSISSDTRLVLTNALYLKAAWAREFPRSKTTDAPFTRGDGTKVDVPMMRNDPYQQPTAQLGYAEGPGYQVVTLPYKGGKLAFSVIVPASVDALRGKGVGALLKEVQPAVVELALPRFTVRSGMDLSETLAQAGMADAFGPGADFSGITGDTPLAIGSVRHKTFVQVDEEGTEAAAATGVEVVTTSAPQSYRVTVDRPFFFVITDTGTGAPLFLGRVNDPSAG from the coding sequence ATGAGAACTTCGGCGCGGCCATTGGCGCTTGGCCTGGTTTTGCTGCTTGCTGCTTGTGGTGCGCAACCGGCTCCGAACGAGCCGCTCCCGCCGCCGCTGCCGGTCGCCCAGCAGGTGTCGTCCGACATGTCGGCGCTGGTCGCGGCCACTGACGCGTTCGGGCTCGACCTGCTTTCCGCGCCTACGCTCGCCGACACACCCAACCTGGTGGTGTCGCCGGTGAGTGTCTCGCTGGCATTGCAGATGGTGGCCGCGGGGGCGGTGGGGGAGACGGCGGCGCAGATGAACAAGGTGCTGCGCTTGCCCGAAGGTGTGCGGCCCCGGCTGCCCGCGTTCGACCAGACTGACTTGAAGATCTCCAACACGGTCTGGACTCAGCGGGGACTCACCCTGAAACCTGCTTACCGGGACACTCTGCGGGACCAGTTCGGCACGGCCATGCAGGACGCTGACTTCGTCGGCGACCCGAGTGGTTCGCGGGACCGGATCAACAAGACCGTCGCCGACCAGACCGCCGGGACGATCCCGGATCTCTTCCCTCCCACGTCGATCAGTTCCGACACGCGGCTCGTCCTGACCAACGCGTTGTACCTCAAGGCCGCTTGGGCCCGGGAGTTTCCGCGCTCGAAGACTACCGACGCGCCCTTCACCCGTGGGGACGGGACCAAGGTCGACGTTCCCATGATGCGCAACGATCCTTACCAGCAGCCCACGGCTCAGCTCGGTTACGCCGAGGGGCCTGGGTACCAGGTCGTCACGCTTCCTTACAAGGGTGGGAAGCTGGCCTTTTCCGTGATCGTTCCTGCTTCGGTGGATGCCTTGCGGGGCAAGGGGGTTGGCGCCTTGCTCAAGGAGGTTCAGCCTGCTGTTGTCGAGCTGGCCCTGCCCCGGTTCACCGTCCGGTCCGGTATGGATCTTTCCGAGACTCTCGCCCAGGCCGGGATGGCCGATGCCTTCGGTCCCGGGGCTGATTTCAGCGGGATCACCGGGGATACGCCGTTGGCTATCGGTTCCGTGCGGCACAAGACTTTCGTTCAGGTCGATGAGGAGGGGACCGAGGCTGCCGCCGCTACCGGCGTTGAGGTCGTCACCACTTCGGCTCCGCAGTCGTACCGGGTTACTGTGGACCGTCCGTTCTTCTTTGTCATCACCGATACTGGTACCGGGGCTCCGCTTTTCCTCGGTCGGGTCAATGATCCCAGCGCTGGGTAG
- a CDS encoding GAF domain-containing sensor histidine kinase gives MKLGPLEDSRRREAWLRASNEITAALLSGTSGNELSLIAQHAREVAGAPMAAIALPDEGRENLIFEVVQGARNLSGTTVAITDTASGQVFRTGEPMLIDRYSEVAANWNSGLSPDLLKELGSAAIVPLPAPDEPLGVLVLVRLRDEPRFKQADLELLRNFAAHVAMAVQYSQARADQERLMVFEDRERIARDLHDLVIQRVFATGMALEAAAAVIGVDPDDAATRVRHAVDDLDVTIQEIRTTVFALQQGATESLRSEVLSTVEEARKGLGFAPSVRFRGPVDTAVPREVNDQLLPVLREALSNMARHAHATAATIEVVLDEDLLLRVTDNGVGIPLSGRRSGLTVMNSKAERLGGTFTINHLTPGTELHWRVPLT, from the coding sequence ATGAAGCTAGGGCCACTTGAGGATTCCCGCCGCAGAGAGGCATGGCTGCGGGCGTCCAATGAGATCACCGCGGCCCTGCTGAGCGGAACGTCAGGCAACGAGCTGTCCCTCATCGCCCAGCACGCGAGAGAGGTGGCGGGCGCGCCGATGGCGGCGATAGCCCTGCCGGACGAAGGGCGCGAGAACCTGATCTTCGAAGTCGTCCAAGGAGCCAGAAACCTCTCAGGGACAACGGTAGCCATCACCGACACCGCCTCGGGCCAGGTGTTCCGCACGGGCGAGCCGATGCTGATCGACAGGTACAGCGAAGTGGCGGCGAACTGGAACTCAGGCCTGTCACCCGACCTGCTGAAAGAACTGGGCTCAGCGGCCATAGTGCCCCTCCCGGCCCCCGACGAACCCCTCGGCGTCCTGGTGCTGGTGAGATTGCGCGACGAACCGAGGTTCAAGCAAGCAGACCTGGAGCTGCTGAGGAACTTCGCAGCCCACGTGGCGATGGCGGTGCAGTACTCCCAGGCCAGGGCGGACCAGGAACGCCTCATGGTCTTCGAGGACAGGGAACGCATCGCCCGGGACCTGCACGACCTGGTGATCCAACGGGTGTTCGCGACAGGGATGGCACTCGAAGCAGCGGCAGCGGTGATCGGCGTCGACCCGGACGACGCGGCGACCCGGGTACGCCACGCGGTGGACGACCTGGACGTGACGATCCAGGAGATCAGGACGACGGTGTTCGCCCTGCAGCAGGGAGCGACCGAGAGCCTCCGCTCAGAAGTGCTGTCCACAGTGGAAGAAGCACGAAAAGGTCTCGGCTTCGCCCCATCCGTGCGCTTCAGAGGACCAGTGGACACAGCGGTGCCCAGGGAAGTGAACGACCAACTGCTCCCGGTACTACGAGAAGCACTGTCCAACATGGCCAGACACGCTCACGCGACAGCGGCGACGATCGAAGTCGTACTGGACGAGGACCTCCTGCTGCGCGTGACGGACAACGGCGTGGGAATCCCACTGTCAGGCCGTCGAAGCGGCCTGACAGTGATGAACTCCAAAGCAGAGCGACTCGGCGGAACCTTCACGATCAACCACCTGACCCCAGGCACAGAGCTGCACTGGCGCGTCCCACTCACGTGA